A single Pseudodesulfovibrio aespoeensis Aspo-2 DNA region contains:
- a CDS encoding cytochrome ubiquinol oxidase subunit I gives MEYPIWQLTTLGGGFWIALIATVHVYVAHFAVGGGLFLILTERAAYRSGNPHLLEYAKKHTKFFLLLTMAFGAVSGVAIWFTIALLAPQATITLIHNFVFAWAAEWVCFTGEIVALIIYYYTWETMNRRDHLMVGTLYFIFGWFSLFLINGIVGFMLTPGEWLQTRDFWDGIFNPTFWSSLVFRSFFSAACAGLFSFVTATRISDEATRTQVLRTCSAWTIAGVLAVVATGFWYMADLPPAQYELVALKSHRVAGFMRWFWIFAGLTLMGGLILALRLPRLMTFPLALIVLLAGQGLFGSFEFIREAGRKPYLIWDYAYSNSILKSHAAVITQDGALARARWTPPDLRNAITDDNRIQAGAFLYQLQCASCHSIGGPMNDIRKRTAMYDTNGMDSFLTGMGKLNTYMPPFLGTPTERMALAAYIAEELNHQPAVEQATIPAPAKATPAPFDPDADTHVLLAWTDQGMAFYAQTDRWTLLPPAITVRAQLILRDPLPEIVTNDITLTYEVDPGFAGENLTGTLAPLEDSGRFEATLTVRPYEDGTFNPLPMATLEARDANGQVLAATRVALPVSDQMGCRNCHGGGWALDGSGISTATADNILAVHDRMNNTDHVTRSRKGPILCVECHDDPIQNARGAGNLPNLSAAIHGVHAVHLAGRDADGSCLKCHPQNTLRGGHDEAGLDCTNCHGTMEDFSIALLKGEQAAGKPGADRLLALIPPRALGTQAAIKPRTPWLSEPDCLTCHADYAAPDTTDAFNAGTDPPAALFATRRDDLGAVHCAACHGAPHAIYPATQRDTTQPAQYTGKPQTIGANGSCTACHQTEMQDAAHHPGMGVE, from the coding sequence ATGGAATATCCCATCTGGCAACTGACGACCCTTGGCGGCGGATTCTGGATCGCGCTCATCGCCACGGTCCATGTCTATGTGGCCCACTTCGCCGTGGGCGGCGGGCTCTTCCTGATCCTGACAGAGCGGGCGGCCTACCGCTCAGGCAACCCGCATCTGCTCGAATACGCCAAGAAACACACCAAGTTCTTCCTGCTGCTGACCATGGCGTTTGGCGCAGTCTCGGGCGTGGCCATCTGGTTCACCATCGCCCTGCTGGCCCCGCAGGCCACCATCACCCTGATCCACAACTTCGTCTTTGCCTGGGCCGCCGAGTGGGTCTGCTTCACTGGCGAGATCGTGGCCCTGATCATCTACTACTATACTTGGGAGACCATGAACCGCCGCGACCACCTCATGGTCGGCACCCTCTACTTCATCTTCGGCTGGTTCTCCCTGTTCCTCATCAACGGCATCGTCGGCTTCATGCTCACCCCTGGCGAATGGCTCCAAACCCGCGACTTCTGGGACGGCATCTTCAACCCCACCTTCTGGTCGTCGCTCGTGTTCCGATCCTTCTTCTCGGCAGCCTGCGCCGGATTGTTCAGCTTTGTCACGGCCACGCGCATCAGCGACGAGGCAACCCGCACACAGGTGCTGCGCACCTGCTCGGCCTGGACCATCGCGGGCGTGCTGGCCGTGGTGGCCACCGGATTCTGGTACATGGCCGACCTGCCGCCCGCCCAGTACGAGTTGGTGGCCCTCAAGTCCCACCGCGTGGCCGGGTTCATGCGCTGGTTCTGGATATTCGCCGGGCTGACCCTCATGGGCGGGCTGATCCTGGCCCTGCGCCTGCCCCGGCTCATGACCTTCCCCCTGGCCCTGATCGTGCTCCTGGCCGGACAGGGGCTGTTCGGCTCCTTTGAATTCATCCGCGAGGCCGGGCGCAAGCCCTACCTGATCTGGGACTACGCCTACTCCAACTCCATCCTCAAATCCCACGCCGCGGTCATTACCCAGGACGGCGCGCTGGCCAGGGCCAGATGGACCCCGCCCGACCTGCGCAACGCCATCACCGACGACAACCGCATCCAGGCCGGAGCCTTCCTCTACCAGCTCCAGTGCGCATCCTGCCACTCCATCGGCGGCCCCATGAACGACATCCGCAAACGCACCGCCATGTACGACACCAACGGCATGGACTCCTTCCTGACCGGCATGGGCAAACTCAACACCTACATGCCCCCGTTCCTGGGCACCCCGACCGAGCGCATGGCCCTGGCCGCCTACATCGCCGAGGAACTCAACCACCAGCCCGCCGTGGAACAGGCCACGATCCCGGCCCCGGCCAAGGCCACCCCGGCCCCCTTTGACCCGGACGCCGACACCCACGTCCTCCTGGCCTGGACCGACCAGGGCATGGCCTTCTACGCCCAGACCGACCGCTGGACCCTGCTGCCCCCGGCCATCACGGTCCGCGCCCAGCTCATCCTGCGCGACCCCCTGCCCGAAATCGTCACCAACGACATCACCCTGACCTACGAGGTCGATCCCGGCTTTGCGGGCGAAAACCTGACCGGCACCCTGGCCCCGCTTGAAGACAGCGGACGCTTCGAAGCCACCCTGACCGTCCGCCCCTACGAGGACGGCACCTTCAACCCGCTGCCCATGGCCACCCTCGAGGCGCGCGACGCCAACGGCCAGGTGCTGGCCGCCACCCGCGTGGCCCTGCCCGTCAGCGACCAGATGGGCTGCCGCAACTGTCACGGCGGCGGCTGGGCCCTCGACGGATCAGGCATCTCCACGGCCACGGCGGACAACATCCTGGCCGTGCACGACCGCATGAACAACACCGACCACGTGACCCGGTCCAGGAAAGGCCCCATCCTATGCGTGGAATGCCACGACGACCCCATCCAGAACGCCAGGGGCGCAGGCAACCTGCCCAACCTCTCGGCTGCCATCCACGGCGTCCACGCCGTCCATCTGGCCGGGCGCGACGCCGACGGCTCCTGCCTCAAGTGCCACCCGCAAAACACCCTGCGTGGCGGCCACGACGAGGCCGGACTGGACTGCACCAACTGCCACGGCACCATGGAGGACTTCTCCATCGCCCTGCTCAAGGGCGAACAGGCCGCAGGCAAACCCGGAGCGGACAGGCTCCTGGCCCTGATCCCGCCGCGCGCCCTGGGCACCCAGGCCGCCATCAAGCCCCGGACACCCTGGCTCAGTGAGCCGGACTGCCTGACCTGCCACGCGGACTATGCCGCGCCAGACACCACCGACGCCTTCAACGCCGGGACTGACCCCCCCGCCGCCCTGTTCGCCACCCGACGCGACGACCTGGGCGCGGTCCACTGCGCAGCCTGCCACGGCGCACCCCACGCCATCTACCCGGCCACCCAGCGCGATACCACCCAGCCCGCGCAATACACCGGCAAACCCCAAACCATCGGCGCGAACGGCTCCTGCACCGCCTGCCACCAGACCGAAATGCAAGACGCCGCCCACCACCCCGGCATGGGCGTGGAGTAA
- a CDS encoding methyl-accepting chemotaxis protein: MKIGARMTLLGSALIGLTTAGILGILVWKSATVAGTLTESFNQQARSEMGVAVADARNMLATQHATLVKQLGNDMRVLLDIVSRNGSLGLLDERADWEAVNQVSGERRTVSLPRMALGGQWLGQNSDAHTPTPLVDEIMTLTGTTCTVFQAMDGQGDLLRVATNILKADGRRAVGTYIPAASPVARTVMSGETYQGTAFVVNAWYLTQYRPIRDASGKVLGCLYVGILQEGVEQLREGFRSVVIGSTGALTVVGGSGDARGVVKMHREAKVEGTALLDLKDMAGKPVYAELIDEAKAAGGTPVDRAVTVTEPGATGPRDIYLTAVYFAPWDWVIIGTGAVEEFMAGKRAVDAALRDTKVWAAGVGLFMLAAAILVTLYFARAMSGTIGRVVDSMNAINSGDLSLDRLPVPERGPRDELEELADALNSMGDVLRRVVASVQEGVESVAQGSAALAGTSQSLSEGATNQASAVEEVSASMEQMTSNIEQNTDNARQTEQIARQAAGDARQGGESVGRTVQAMRLIADKIAIVEDIARQTNLLALNAAIEAARAGEHGKGFAVVAAEVRKLAERSGVAAAEISELSGNSVSIAEQAGRMLEKMVPDITRTAELVQEIAAASAEQYSGGSQIKAAILELDRVVQQNTAESEHVAAASEELASHAAQVREAIDYFRMETGPVRRAGTAQARPRALPAGGSGSGSGGMSGGFERY; this comes from the coding sequence ATGAAGATAGGGGCACGCATGACACTGCTGGGGTCGGCCTTGATAGGGCTGACCACGGCGGGAATACTGGGGATTTTGGTCTGGAAGAGCGCCACCGTGGCCGGGACGCTGACGGAATCCTTCAATCAGCAGGCGCGTAGCGAGATGGGTGTGGCCGTGGCCGATGCCCGCAACATGCTGGCCACCCAGCACGCCACGCTGGTCAAGCAGCTCGGCAACGACATGCGCGTGCTCCTGGACATCGTTTCCAGGAACGGCTCCCTTGGCCTGCTCGACGAGCGGGCCGACTGGGAGGCGGTCAATCAGGTCTCGGGCGAGCGGCGCACCGTGTCGCTGCCCAGGATGGCCCTGGGCGGTCAGTGGCTGGGCCAGAACAGCGATGCGCACACGCCCACCCCCCTGGTGGACGAGATCATGACCCTGACCGGGACCACCTGCACCGTGTTCCAGGCCATGGACGGGCAGGGCGACCTCTTGCGCGTGGCCACCAACATCCTCAAGGCCGACGGCAGGCGGGCGGTGGGCACCTATATCCCGGCGGCAAGCCCGGTGGCCAGGACGGTCATGTCCGGCGAGACCTACCAGGGCACGGCCTTTGTGGTCAACGCGTGGTATCTGACCCAGTACCGGCCCATCCGCGACGCGTCGGGCAAGGTGCTGGGCTGTCTCTATGTGGGCATCCTTCAGGAGGGGGTGGAGCAGCTGCGTGAGGGGTTCAGGTCCGTGGTCATCGGCTCCACTGGTGCCCTGACCGTGGTCGGCGGCTCCGGCGATGCCCGCGGCGTGGTCAAGATGCACCGCGAGGCCAAGGTTGAAGGCACGGCCTTGCTGGACCTCAAAGACATGGCGGGCAAACCGGTCTACGCCGAGCTGATCGACGAGGCCAAGGCGGCTGGCGGCACTCCGGTGGACCGGGCCGTGACTGTGACCGAGCCGGGCGCGACCGGGCCGCGCGACATCTATCTGACTGCTGTCTATTTTGCGCCATGGGACTGGGTCATCATCGGCACCGGTGCTGTGGAAGAGTTCATGGCCGGCAAGCGGGCCGTGGACGCGGCCCTGCGCGACACCAAGGTCTGGGCCGCCGGGGTCGGCCTGTTCATGCTCGCAGCCGCCATTCTGGTGACCCTGTATTTTGCCAGGGCCATGAGCGGGACCATTGGCCGGGTGGTCGACTCCATGAACGCCATCAACAGCGGCGACCTCTCGCTCGACAGGCTGCCCGTGCCGGAGCGCGGCCCGCGTGACGAATTGGAAGAGCTGGCCGACGCCCTCAATTCCATGGGCGACGTGCTGCGCAGGGTGGTGGCCTCGGTCCAGGAAGGCGTCGAGAGCGTGGCCCAGGGCAGCGCGGCCCTGGCCGGAACCTCGCAGTCCCTGTCCGAGGGCGCGACCAATCAGGCCAGTGCCGTGGAGGAGGTCTCGGCCTCCATGGAACAGATGACCTCCAACATCGAGCAGAACACGGACAACGCGCGCCAGACCGAGCAGATCGCCCGGCAGGCCGCTGGCGACGCGCGCCAGGGCGGCGAGTCCGTGGGCCGGACCGTGCAGGCCATGCGTTTGATCGCGGACAAGATCGCCATTGTCGAGGATATCGCGCGCCAGACCAACCTGCTGGCCCTCAACGCGGCCATCGAGGCGGCGCGGGCAGGCGAACACGGCAAGGGATTCGCTGTGGTGGCAGCCGAGGTGCGCAAGCTGGCCGAGCGCAGCGGTGTGGCCGCAGCCGAGATCAGCGAGCTTTCGGGCAACAGTGTGTCCATTGCCGAGCAGGCGGGCCGGATGCTGGAGAAGATGGTCCCGGACATCACCCGCACCGCCGAGCTGGTGCAGGAGATCGCAGCGGCCAGCGCCGAGCAGTATTCCGGCGGCAGCCAGATCAAGGCCGCCATCCTTGAGCTGGACCGCGTGGTGCAGCAGAACACCGCCGAGTCCGAGCACGTGGCCGCAGCGTCCGAAGAGCTGGCCAGCCACGCGGCCCAGGTGCGCGAGGCCATAGACTACTTCCGCATGGAGACCGGCCCGGTGCGCCGGGCCGGGACAGCCCAGGCCAGACCCAGGGCGCTGCCCGCGGGCGGATCGGGCAGCGGGTCTGGCGGCATGTCTGGCGGTTTCGAGCGCTACTAG
- a CDS encoding type III pantothenate kinase — MGTVLLVDAGNTNTKICLADDAGLGESYTLPTRPANTDDDWGIKVEAILAREGVEPRSVEACVISSVVPPLDPLFMRMARRFLDCEAVFAGRDLTIDLINEYARPEQTGADILVGCLAARLTYDAANLIVIDFGTATTLACVMGNAFKGGLICPGVLSSRSALASNTAKLPNVDLRVETDTLTWGRSTEECLNQGLVFGFASMIDGLVAKLSARMDDPFVVATGGLSRTIAQVAVSIDELRPDLVMEGLWMAYYNR, encoded by the coding sequence ATGGGCACCGTCCTGCTCGTAGACGCGGGCAACACCAACACCAAGATATGTCTGGCCGATGACGCGGGCCTGGGCGAGAGCTACACCCTGCCCACCCGCCCGGCCAACACCGACGACGACTGGGGGATCAAGGTCGAGGCCATCCTGGCCCGCGAGGGCGTGGAGCCAAGGAGCGTCGAGGCGTGCGTCATCTCCTCGGTGGTGCCGCCGCTTGATCCGCTCTTCATGCGCATGGCGCGCCGGTTTCTCGACTGCGAGGCGGTCTTTGCCGGGCGCGATCTCACCATAGACCTGATCAACGAATACGCCCGGCCCGAGCAGACGGGCGCGGACATCCTGGTGGGCTGCCTCGCGGCCCGGCTGACCTATGACGCCGCGAACCTCATCGTCATCGATTTCGGCACGGCCACCACCCTGGCCTGCGTCATGGGCAACGCCTTCAAGGGCGGGCTCATCTGCCCCGGCGTGCTCTCGTCGCGCTCGGCCCTGGCGAGCAACACGGCCAAGCTCCCCAATGTCGACCTCAGGGTCGAGACAGACACCCTCACTTGGGGGAGAAGCACTGAAGAGTGCCTCAACCAGGGCCTTGTCTTCGGCTTCGCGTCCATGATCGACGGCCTTGTCGCCAAACTCTCGGCCCGCATGGACGACCCCTTTGTGGTGGCCACCGGCGGCCTGTCCCGGACCATCGCCCAGGTGGCCGTGTCCATCGACGAGCTGCGCCCGGACCTGGTCATGGAAGGGCTGTGGATGGCGTATTACAATAGGTAG
- a CDS encoding DJ-1/PfpI family protein: MSVKKILMLVGDFVEDYEVMVPFQMLLMVGHEVHAVCPGKKPGQTVATAIHDFEGHQTYSEKPGHNFLVNADFDAVDPAAYDGLVIPGGRAPEYLRLNDRLLDIVRHFAKAGKPIAAVCHGPQILVAAGVLKGKSCTAYPAVRPDLEVAGATWVNTNETFSNAHVDDNLVTSPAWPSHPELIRKFLELLGTTIKP; the protein is encoded by the coding sequence ATGTCTGTCAAAAAGATACTTATGCTTGTCGGCGATTTCGTCGAGGACTACGAAGTCATGGTCCCGTTCCAGATGCTGCTCATGGTCGGCCACGAGGTCCACGCCGTGTGCCCGGGCAAGAAACCCGGCCAGACCGTGGCCACCGCGATCCACGATTTCGAGGGACACCAGACCTATTCCGAGAAACCGGGCCACAACTTCCTGGTCAACGCGGACTTCGACGCGGTGGACCCTGCCGCCTACGACGGGCTGGTCATCCCCGGCGGCCGCGCGCCCGAGTACCTGCGCCTCAATGACCGGCTGCTGGACATCGTGCGCCACTTCGCCAAGGCGGGCAAGCCCATCGCCGCCGTGTGCCACGGCCCGCAAATCCTGGTGGCCGCAGGCGTGCTCAAGGGCAAGTCCTGCACCGCCTACCCCGCAGTGCGCCCGGACCTTGAAGTAGCGGGCGCGACCTGGGTCAACACCAACGAGACCTTCAGCAACGCCCACGTGGACGACAATCTGGTCACCTCCCCGGCCTGGCCCTCCCACCCGGAGCTGATCCGCAAATTCCTTGAGCTGCTCGGCACGACCATCAAACCGTAA
- the eno gene encoding phosphopyruvate hydratase has product MSTITGVWAREILDSRGNPTVEVEVILESGVIGRAAVPSGASTGSREALELRDKEDRYDGKGVMTAVENVRGEIAGAVIGMDCLRQTTLDNTLISLDGTENKERLGANALLGVSMAASRAAARFLGLPLYQYLGGVNAKLLPVPQMNIINGGQHAPNNLDIQEFMIMPVGAETFAEALRMGAETFHKLKGILAKDGHVTSVGDEGGFAPNLKSHAEAFQYIIRAIEAAGYEPGRDICLAIDAAASEFYKDGKYVLAGEGKTFTSAELVDFYDDFTEKFPLVSIEDGLAEADWDGFALQTDKMGDRIQLVGDDIFVTNPDILAEGIDRGVCNSILIKLNQIGTVSETLDTIELAKTAGYTTVISHRSGETGDHYIADLAVAVNAGQIKSGSLSRSDRLEKYNQLLRIEEDLADDGVYYGPVLGSSFFEEE; this is encoded by the coding sequence ATGAGTACCATTACAGGCGTCTGGGCCCGCGAAATCCTGGATTCGCGCGGCAATCCCACGGTTGAAGTCGAAGTCATCCTCGAGTCGGGCGTCATCGGCAGGGCTGCGGTCCCGTCGGGCGCGTCCACCGGCTCGCGCGAGGCCCTGGAGCTGCGCGACAAGGAAGACCGGTACGACGGCAAGGGCGTCATGACCGCCGTGGAGAACGTGCGCGGCGAGATCGCCGGGGCGGTCATCGGCATGGACTGCCTGCGCCAGACCACCCTGGACAACACGCTCATCAGCCTGGACGGCACCGAGAACAAGGAACGCCTGGGCGCCAACGCCCTGCTCGGCGTGTCCATGGCCGCCTCCCGCGCCGCAGCCCGGTTCCTGGGCCTGCCCCTCTACCAGTACCTGGGCGGCGTCAACGCCAAGCTCCTGCCCGTGCCGCAGATGAACATCATCAACGGCGGCCAGCACGCGCCCAACAACCTGGACATCCAGGAGTTCATGATCATGCCCGTGGGCGCGGAGACCTTTGCCGAGGCCCTGCGCATGGGCGCCGAGACCTTCCATAAGCTCAAGGGCATCCTGGCCAAGGACGGCCACGTCACCTCGGTGGGCGACGAGGGCGGTTTCGCCCCCAATCTCAAATCCCACGCCGAAGCCTTCCAGTACATCATCCGCGCCATCGAGGCCGCGGGCTACGAGCCGGGCCGCGACATCTGCCTGGCCATCGACGCCGCGGCCAGCGAGTTCTACAAGGACGGCAAGTACGTCCTGGCGGGCGAGGGCAAGACCTTCACCTCTGCCGAGCTTGTGGACTTCTACGACGACTTCACCGAGAAGTTCCCGCTGGTCTCCATCGAGGACGGACTGGCCGAGGCGGACTGGGACGGCTTTGCCCTCCAGACCGACAAGATGGGCGACCGCATCCAGCTGGTGGGCGACGACATCTTTGTCACCAACCCGGACATCCTGGCCGAGGGCATCGACCGGGGCGTGTGCAACTCCATCCTGATCAAGCTCAACCAGATCGGCACCGTGTCCGAGACCCTGGACACCATCGAGCTGGCCAAGACCGCGGGCTACACCACGGTCATTTCCCACCGCTCGGGCGAAACCGGCGACCACTACATCGCCGACCTCGCCGTGGCCGTCAACGCGGGCCAGATCAAGAGCGGCTCCCTGTCCCGCTCTGACCGGCTCGAAAAATACAACCAGCTCCTGCGCATCGAGGAAGACCTGGCCGACGACGGCGTCTACTACGGCCCGGTGCTCGGCAGCAGCTTCTTCGAAGAAGAATAG
- a CDS encoding ArsR/SmtB family transcription factor: MKALGHPSRLMIVDELSRGERCVCDLTALVGHDMSTVSKHLSVLREAGIVVDDKRGLQVFYRLKVPCVLNFFKCVDAVLAAK, from the coding sequence ATGAAGGCGTTGGGGCATCCATCCCGCCTGATGATCGTGGACGAGCTGTCGCGCGGCGAGCGGTGCGTCTGCGACCTGACCGCCCTGGTGGGCCACGACATGTCCACGGTTTCCAAGCATCTCTCAGTGTTGCGCGAGGCCGGGATCGTGGTGGACGACAAGCGCGGGCTCCAGGTGTTCTACCGGCTCAAGGTGCCGTGCGTGCTCAATTTCTTCAAGTGCGTGGATGCCGTGCTCGCTGCGAAGTGA
- a CDS encoding permease has protein sequence MTWKTEWKPLAVVLGVFLAFYYLPLGGERFDNAVFEALYLAKDYAQEHVLLCLVPAFFIAGAIGVFISQASVMKYLGPKANKAVAYGVASCSGTILAVCSCTILPLFAGIWRMGAGLGPASAFLYAGPAINILAVILTARILGPGLGIARALGAIVFSIVIGLLMHFFFRKEEHAKAARMAEMPEPEVARPLWQNAVYFATMIGVLVFANWGKPTEATGLWHAIHSAKWIITSLFALGFAACLVGWFNVRLWHMVLAALPAAALGLLFPQMPQLAFVAGVIGLSMLTSTREDELGEWFGQSWGFAKQILPLLLFGVLIAGMLLGRPGHEGLIPSEWVSQAVGGNSLLSNFVASFAGAFMYFATLTEVPILQGLIGNGMGQGPALALLLAGPALSLPNMLVIRSVMGTQKTVVFVLLVVVMATISGMLYGTFFG, from the coding sequence ATGACCTGGAAGACCGAATGGAAACCGCTGGCCGTTGTCCTGGGCGTGTTTCTGGCGTTCTACTATCTGCCCCTCGGCGGGGAGCGGTTCGACAACGCCGTGTTCGAGGCGTTGTATCTGGCCAAAGACTATGCGCAGGAGCATGTCCTGCTCTGCCTGGTGCCCGCGTTCTTCATCGCCGGGGCCATCGGCGTGTTCATCAGCCAGGCCTCGGTCATGAAATATCTCGGCCCCAAGGCCAACAAGGCGGTGGCCTACGGCGTGGCCTCCTGCTCCGGGACCATCCTGGCCGTCTGCTCCTGCACCATCCTGCCGCTCTTTGCGGGCATCTGGCGCATGGGCGCGGGCCTTGGCCCGGCCTCGGCCTTTCTCTACGCCGGCCCGGCCATCAACATCCTGGCGGTCATCCTCACGGCGCGCATCCTGGGGCCGGGGCTTGGCATTGCCCGCGCCCTGGGCGCCATCGTCTTCAGCATCGTCATCGGGCTGCTCATGCACTTCTTCTTCCGCAAGGAGGAGCATGCGAAGGCCGCCCGGATGGCCGAGATGCCCGAGCCGGAGGTGGCCCGCCCCCTGTGGCAGAACGCGGTTTACTTCGCCACCATGATCGGCGTGCTCGTCTTTGCCAACTGGGGCAAGCCCACCGAGGCCACCGGCCTGTGGCACGCCATCCACTCGGCCAAGTGGATCATCACCTCGCTCTTTGCCCTGGGTTTTGCGGCTTGTCTGGTGGGCTGGTTCAATGTCCGGCTGTGGCACATGGTCCTGGCCGCGCTGCCTGCCGCGGCCCTTGGGCTGCTTTTCCCGCAGATGCCGCAGCTCGCCTTTGTGGCCGGAGTCATCGGCCTGTCCATGCTGACCTCCACCCGCGAGGACGAGCTTGGCGAGTGGTTTGGCCAGAGCTGGGGATTTGCCAAGCAGATCCTGCCGTTGCTCCTGTTCGGCGTGCTCATCGCGGGCATGCTGCTCGGTCGGCCCGGCCATGAGGGGCTGATCCCCTCCGAGTGGGTCAGCCAGGCCGTGGGCGGCAATTCCTTGCTCTCCAACTTCGTGGCCTCGTTTGCCGGGGCCTTCATGTACTTTGCCACTCTGACCGAGGTGCCCATCCTCCAGGGGCTTATCGGCAACGGCATGGGCCAGGGTCCGGCCCTGGCGCTGCTCCTGGCCGGTCCGGCCCTGTCCCTGCCCAACATGCTGGTCATCAGGAGCGTCATGGGTACGCAAAAGACGGTAGTGTTCGTGCTGCTGGTGGTGGTCATGGCCACCATAAGCGGTATGCTGTATGGAACCTTTTTTGGATAA
- a CDS encoding thioredoxin family protein yields MKKILVLGPGCPKCEKLKNDVEAAAKALGIEYELTKIADINEMMQYGVMSTPALVVDGEVKVVGKVPSVDELKKMLA; encoded by the coding sequence ATGAAGAAGATTCTTGTTCTGGGCCCCGGCTGCCCCAAGTGCGAAAAGCTGAAGAACGACGTCGAGGCCGCGGCCAAGGCGCTGGGCATCGAGTACGAACTGACCAAGATCGCGGACATCAACGAGATGATGCAGTACGGCGTCATGAGCACGCCCGCCCTGGTGGTGGACGGCGAGGTCAAGGTGGTCGGCAAGGTGCCGTCGGTGGACGAACTCAAGAAAATGCTCGCCTGA
- a CDS encoding putative zinc-binding protein, whose protein sequence is MSNACACSAAPTLIFSCSGGADVGEIADQSARLLTRQGTGKMFCLAGIGGRVSGIVKSTEAADRILVIDGCPLNCARKTLEEAGITHYSHLQLDEIGLKKGASEPSAQNIKLAADRAAEILK, encoded by the coding sequence ATGAGTAATGCATGTGCATGCAGCGCGGCCCCGACACTGATATTTTCTTGTTCCGGCGGTGCCGATGTCGGTGAGATAGCCGACCAGTCCGCCCGGCTGCTGACGCGGCAGGGCACGGGCAAGATGTTCTGTCTGGCCGGCATCGGTGGCCGGGTGTCGGGCATCGTCAAGAGCACCGAGGCCGCGGACCGCATTCTGGTCATCGACGGCTGCCCGCTCAATTGCGCCCGGAAAACGCTGGAAGAGGCCGGGATTACGCACTACAGCCATCTCCAGCTCGACGAAATCGGGCTGAAGAAGGGCGCGTCCGAGCCGTCGGCGCAAAACATCAAACTGGCTGCCGACAGGGCCGCCGAAATCCTGAAGTAG
- a CDS encoding thioredoxin family protein has product MMKKPLLLAGLLVLAVVASVAVYLLDPDPQAASTGTTPQAMAADPAPASGSPTLSAGVADLLSGRPQVTPVPGMVTMVDIGAHSCIPCKMMAPILKEVAAEQEGRAAIVFIDVWQYNDEVKKYGIRVIPTQIFYDAEGRERFRHEGFMSKADIVVKLVELGMPGE; this is encoded by the coding sequence ATGATGAAAAAACCCCTCCTGCTGGCCGGGCTGCTCGTCCTGGCCGTGGTCGCGAGCGTGGCCGTGTATCTTCTTGATCCTGACCCGCAGGCAGCCTCGACCGGAACAACGCCCCAGGCCATGGCGGCGGACCCGGCCCCGGCCTCGGGCAGCCCGACCCTGTCCGCCGGGGTGGCAGACCTGCTCTCCGGTCGTCCCCAGGTCACGCCGGTGCCGGGGATGGTGACCATGGTGGACATCGGCGCGCATTCCTGCATACCCTGCAAGATGATGGCCCCAATCCTCAAGGAGGTGGCTGCCGAGCAGGAAGGCCGCGCCGCCATCGTCTTCATCGACGTGTGGCAATACAACGACGAGGTGAAGAAGTACGGTATCCGCGTCATTCCCACCCAGATATTCTATGATGCCGAGGGGCGGGAGCGGTTCCGCCACGAAGGGTTCATGAGCAAGGCGGATATTGTGGTCAAGCTCGTTGAACTGGGCATGCCCGGGGAGTAG
- a CDS encoding cytochrome c biogenesis CcdA family protein encodes MDQFYLLINEWIGGGLALAALGCFLWGVVSVLFSPCHLASIPLIVGYVGGQNEPVHGRRAVAYALLFSFGLFVTIALVGIVCAMLGRMLGDVPSWWTILVGLVLLWVALDMLGVARCSMSGSLMGRLRLRGLTGALVLGLAYGVLSGSCTFGFIAPILAIILVQERVASGMLLIILFGIGHCLPILLAGSSTAWVRRVLSSSAFGSAGQRFRRLAGATIGLLGVYFIALPFFD; translated from the coding sequence ATGGACCAGTTCTACCTGCTCATCAATGAGTGGATCGGGGGCGGTCTGGCCCTGGCCGCCTTGGGGTGTTTCCTGTGGGGTGTGGTCAGCGTGCTCTTCTCGCCGTGTCATCTGGCCTCCATCCCGCTTATCGTCGGCTATGTGGGCGGCCAGAACGAGCCGGTGCACGGACGGCGCGCCGTGGCCTACGCCCTGCTCTTCTCCTTCGGGCTGTTCGTCACCATCGCCCTGGTGGGCATCGTCTGTGCCATGCTGGGCCGGATGCTCGGCGACGTGCCGTCATGGTGGACGATTCTGGTGGGGCTGGTGCTGCTGTGGGTGGCCCTGGACATGCTCGGCGTGGCCCGCTGCTCCATGTCCGGCAGCTTGATGGGCCGTCTGCGGCTTCGGGGACTGACCGGCGCGCTGGTGCTGGGCCTGGCTTACGGCGTGTTGTCCGGGTCGTGCACCTTCGGGTTCATCGCCCCCATCCTGGCCATCATCCTGGTCCAGGAGCGCGTAGCCTCGGGCATGCTGCTCATCATCCTGTTCGGCATCGGCCACTGCCTGCCCATCCTTCTGGCCGGGAGTTCCACGGCCTGGGTCAGGCGGGTGCTTTCCAGCAGTGCCTTTGGCAGCGCGGGTCAGAGATTCCGCCGTCTGGCCGGGGCGACCATCGGCCTGCTGGGGGTGTACTTCATCGCCCTGCCGTTCTTCGACTGA